The nucleotide sequence GATGCGCCACAGGGCGCCGGGAAGCGAGTGGGGCGTTGCTCCTGCCCAGAGCTCGGCCAGCGCGTCGATGCCGTGCGAATCGGTGAACGCGACGAGGCGGTCGAGGATCTCGGGCGTGGGATCCTGCCGCACCCGGGCCAGCAGCGCCGCCGCCGACTCGTGCGCCACACGGTGCATGACCGCAGGATCGTCGCCACCCTGGAACGCCTCGAACTCTCGGCCGCCGAACTGGGCGGGGCGGTGGAAGTCGCGAGAAGTCATCGGAGCAAGGGTACTCGCCCGCTTGCTAGGCTTGTTCGGCTAGCTAGGGCCTCTAGCTCAGTCGGTAGAGCATCGGACTTTTAATCCGTTGGTCGTGGGTTCGAGCCCCACGGGGCCCACGAAATCCTGGATCGATCCTGCGGGGGCGCCAGGATCTCGTCGTGCTCGTCTGGCTCGCTGCGCTCGCGTCGCGGCGGAGCCGCTCAGCCTGCCGGGTGTCTCATCCCCCGTGAAGGTTGCCGCTCGCGTCGCGGCTTCGCCGCTCGGTGTCCCGGGTGTCTGCCGGCCCGTGCGAGTGCCTTTCGGGAGGATATTTTTCCTCCCGAACGAGCGTCGGTGACATTGCCGCCCGGTGGGCTCTCGCTTCGGGAGGAACTCGGCGGCGCTCGGGAGGAAATCGGCTCGGCGAGCGACGCCCCGGGAGGAAACTGCGCGACCTCCCACCGCTCAGGAGGACCGTCGGCCGGCATCTCCTCCCTGCCGCGCCTCGCGCTCCCTGTCGAGCGTGCGATTCGAGCTTCGGGAGGATAGTTCTCCTCCTCAGCGTGCGCACCGCGCGATCGGCACACCCTGCCGCGCCTACGGGAGGAACTATCTTCCTCCCGAACGCGCGCCGGCGGCGCGGCGCGGCCCGGCCACTCAGGCGGGCACACGCTCCGCGACGAACGCAGCGGCACGCGCGAGCGCCGCGTCGGCCTCGTCGAGCCGCCCGGCGAACATCTGGAATACGTGCGGCACGTCGGCCGTCACGTCGAGCACGACGTCGACCGACGCGTCGATCGCCCGCTGGGCCAGCCGCACCGTGTCGTCGAGCAGCACCTCGTTCGTGCCGACCTGCAGCAGCAGCGGCGGGAACCCCTCGAGCGAGGCCAGCGTCGCCGGCGACAGGAGCTCCTGCGCGGGGTCGGCCCCGTCGAGGTACAGCGGCGTGGTCGCAGCGAACGACGCGCGCGAGAAGATCGGATCGACGCCGTCCTTCGTGTCCATGCTGCGGCCCGTCCGCGTCGCGTCGAGCCCCGCCGAGAAGGTCACGACGGCTCCTGGCATCGGAAGCCCCTCGCGCCGCGCCGCGAGGAGGGTCGTGATCGACAGCCCTCCCCCGGCCGAGTCGCCGGCGACGACGATGCGCGACGGGTCGACCCCCTGCTGCAGGAGCTCGCGGTACGCCGCCACACCGTCGTCGATCCCCGCCGGGAAAGGGTGCTCGGGCGCGAGCCGATAGTCGACCGACACGGCCTCCATTCCGGTGCGGGAGACGAGCTGCCCGGTGAGGCCGAGGGCGGTCTGCGGCGAGCCCACGATCCAGGCCCCGCCGTGGAAGTACAGGATGACGCCGGGCCGCGTGGCTCCGCCGACCGGCTCCACTCGGAGCGCTGGCCGCCCGCCCAGCGTCGTGTCAGACGACACGACGTCGCCGGGCACGACGCACTGCTCCATGAAGGAGGCGAACGCCTCGCGACGATCGGTCATGGTGTCGCCGCCGAGGGTGAAAGCACGCAGCTCGGCGTCGAGGTCCTGTCGCTGTTCGAGAGTCATGGAAGTCCTTCCGTTCCGATGTAGATGCCGCTACAGTATATGCCGTGGCAACTAAATGGGAAGACCCATCCGCGGCGAGAGCGTTCTTCGACGACCTGCTCATCGCCGAGATCCGGCTCTACAACGCGCTCGAGGCGAGGCTGCGCGAGGGCGAGGCCGCGTCGGTGGCGCAGCTCGGCTTCCTGCGCTACGTGCGCGACCACGAGGGCGCGCGCGTCGCCGACATCGCCGCCTGGCTGGCGCTCGGGGTGGGCGCGACGAGCAAGGGCGTCGACCGCCTCGAGAAGCTCGGGTGGCTCGAGCGGCGGCCGAATCCGGAAGACCGGCGATCGTCGCTGCTGGCACTCACCGACGAGGGGGCGGCGGCGCTGGCGAGGGCCGAGCCTGTCGCCGATGAGGCCCTCGCCGGGCTCCTGCGCCCTGTCGACGACGAGGCCGATCTCGGGGCCGCGGCGGACGCCCTCACCGCATTGCGGGTGTCGCTCGAGGCGCGCGGGCTCGGCCTGCCGACCGGTTGATCAGGCGGTCGGCCCGGCGTAGGTGACGCCCCAGGTGCCGCTCCAGGTCTCGCCCTCGTCGAGCCAGCGCAGCCCCTCGCCCGAGGCGAGCGCGTTGGCCGGCGCGGTCATCGGCTCGGCGGCGAACGCCAGGCCCTTCACGCCGTCGCGAGGGAAGTTCCGCGGCGTGAAGACCTGCACGTACGGGAAGTTCGCGTCCTGCCACATCGTGGTCGACGAGCCGTCGGGCGCGGTCAGCCGCGTGTGGCGCCGCCCCTGGTCGTCGGTCGCGATGTCGCGGTAGCAGGCGTCGATGTCGAGGTCGCCGAGCACGGGCGAGCCGCTGAGGTCGAACGGCGTGCCGGCCACCGGCGACGTGCCCACGGGGATGCTGCGCACGTTCGTCTCGAATCGCGTCGCGGCGTCGAGCGTGACGGTCAGGGTCGCAGGATCGTGGTCACCCACCCGGAAGAACGGGTGCGACCCCACGGCGAACGGCGCCCGGCCGGGCCCGCGGTTGGTGATCGTGTGCGTGACGACGAGGCCGTCGGCGACGAGCTCGTGCCGCACGGTCGTGTCGAGGCGGAACGGCCAGCCGTGCTGCGGGAAGACGCTCGCCGACTGGGTCACCGCGTGCGGCTCGACCGACACCGGGCGGTAGGGCGTGTAGCGCAGGAGCCCGTGGCTCGCGTTGCCCTTCGCCACCTCCGTGATGTCGAGCTGCTGCGTCTGCCCGTCCAGAGTCCACGTGCCCCCGTCGACGCGGTTCGGCCACGGCACGAGCGTGATGCCGCATGCGGACGGCGGCGTCTCGTGCTCGGCGAACGTCTCGGCGATCGCGACGCCGCCGACCTCCAGCGCGCGGAGCCCGCCCGCGACCTCGGTGACGATGGCCGTGACGGTGGTGCCTGCGGCGTCGAGGGTGAGGTGGTACTGCTCGCCGGTCGGGGCGGTGTCGGTCACGTGGGTTCCTTCTCGTCGGGGGTGTCCGCCTCGATCACCGCGAGGCCCGCGGCCCGCAGCTCGTCGATCGACGACGCGTCGGCACCGGCGGTGATGAGCCCGTCGAACGAGGCGAGCGGCCCGATCACACCGAGGTGCGCCGTACCTATCTTGCTCCCGTCGGCGACGACGTACGACCGGCGGGCGACGCGAACCATGACCCGCTTGAGGTCCGTCTCGGGCAGGTTGACGTTCGTCACGCCGTGCGAGGCGTCGACGCCGGTGCAGCCGAGGAAGGCGAGGTCGGCCGTGACCGTCTCGAACACGGACTGCGCGAGCGGGTTCACGAGCGAGTGCTGCAACGGCCGCAGGGTGCCGCCGGTGACGATCACGGTGAAGCGCGGGACGGCCCGTTCCAGGGCGAGGGCGATGGTGAGTCCGTTGGTGACGACGGTCACGTCGGTGAGGTCGGTCCGCTCGAGGAGGGCTTCCGCGATCCTGGTGGTCGTGGTGCCGACGTCGAGGACGACGCACTGGCCGCTTCGCACGAGGCTCGCGGCCCGGACGCCGATCGCCCGCTTCGCCTCGGCGCCGGTCGCCTGCACCTCTTCGAAGGGGCGCTCGACCGGCGCGCCGGTCGACGGCAGCGCGCCGCCGTGCACACGGGTGAGGCGGCCGTCGGCCTCGAGCGCGGCGAAGTCGCTGCGCACCGTGACCTCCGACGTGCCGAGCTGCCGTGCGAGGTCGGCCGTGCGGGCGAAGCCGTGCGTCTCGACGATCGCGAGGATGCGATCGCGGCGTCTGCGGGCGTCGAGGCCGGACGGGGTGGATTCCACGGTCCCACCTTCGTATACTTTCGTTGTCTTTCGCAAGACAAAGCCGTCAGCTGCGCATCCGAGGAGGGGCATGCCCATCGCCATCAGGCCGACCGTTCTGGCCGACGGTCGAGAACTCATCTACTTCGACGACGCCGACACCGCGCTGTCGCCCGAGCGGAAGCCCGACACGCGGCCCCTCGAGGCGCGGCCCGAGACCGCGACGATGCGGCAGGACGTCCTCACCGGCGAGTGGGTGTCGATCGCCGCCGCCCGGCAGAACCGCGCGCAGCTCCCCCCTGCCGAGTTCGACCCGCTCGCGCCGCAGAGCCCGACGAACCCCAGCGAGATCCCCGACGTGTACGACGTCGCCGTCTTCGAGAACCGCTCGCCGTCGTTCGGGCCGCTGCTCGCCCCGGCGGCGCCCGACGCACCCCACGACCTCGACGACCTGGCCCAGCTCGGCCTGAACCGCACCCGTACCTCGGTCGGCCGCTGCGAGGTCGTCTGCTTCAGCCCCGAGACGAACGGCTCGCTGTCGCAGCTGCCCGAGTCGCGCATGCGCACCGTCGTCGAGGCGTGGAGCCAGCGCACGGCGGCGCTCTCCGAGCTGCCCGGCGTGCAGGAGGTGTTCCCCTTCGAGAACCGCGGCGAGGCCATCGGCGTCACGCTCCACCACCCGCACGGGCAGATCTACGCCTACCCGTACGTCACCCCGCGCACGACGTCGCTGCTGCGCAGCATCGACCAGTACGGCCCGACCCTCTTCGCCGACGTCCTCGAGCACGAGCGCACCGGCCCCCGGGTCGTGCTCGCGAGCGAGAGCTTCACCGCGTTCGTGCCGTTCGCCGCGCGCTGGCCGGTCGAGATCCACCTCCTGCCCCATCGGCAGGTGCCCGACTTCGCCGCCCTCACCGACGACGAGCGCGACGAGCTCGCCGGGGTGTACCGCCGGCTCCTGCGCGGCGTCGACGCTCTCTACGACGACCCCACGCCGTACATCGCCGCCTGGCACCAGGCGCCGGTGAACGTCGGGCGCGACACCGTGCGGCTCAACCTGCAGATCACGTCGCCTCGCAGGGCGGCGACGAAGCTGAAATACCTCGCAGGATCCGAGGCCGCCATGGGCGCCTGGATCGGCGACCTCGTGCCCGAGCAGTCCGCCGCCGCCATCCGGGAGGCGGTGGAGCGCGCATGAGCACCTCGACCTCCTCGTCTGCCGGCTCCCGCTCGTTCGCCGACGTCTTCGACACCGACGTCGTCGGCCGCTGGGCCGCCCCCGGCCGCGTGAACCTCATCGGCGAGCACACCGACTACAACGACGGCTTCGTGTTCCCGATGGCGATCGACCGCGCCACCACGATCACCGTGGGCCGACGCGGCGACCGGCTCCTGCGCGTGGCCTCGACGTTCGAGGAAGGCGTGCACGAGGCGTCGCTGGACGACCTGGACCCTGGCGAGATGGACGGCTGGTCGGCCTACGTCTTCGGCATCGCCTGGGCACTCGGGCGTCGCCTGCCGTCCGTCGAGGGGCTCGATGACGCCACCGCGTCGCTCGATGCCGCGTTCGGCCTCGACATCTTCGTCGAGTCGACGGTGCCGGTCGGGGCCGGGCTGTCGTCGTCGGCCGCCATCGAGTGCGCCGTCGCCGTCTGCCTCGCCGACCTGTGGCAGCTCGACGTGACGCGGCCGTTCCTCGCCTCGGTGGGGCAGCTCGCCGAGAACGACGCCGTGGGTGCGCCCACCGGCATCATGGACCAGTCGGCGTCTCTGCTCGGCCGGGCTGACGCCGCCGTCTTCCTCGACTGTCGCAGCCTCGACGCCGAGGTGATCGACCTCGGGTTCGATGCGGCCTCGCTCGAACTCCTCGTCATCGACACGCACGTGGCCCACGCCCACGCGACGGGCGGGTACAAGGCTCGCCGCGCCTCCTGCGAGAAGGGCGCAGCCCTCATGGGCGTGCCCGCGCTGCGCGACGTCTCGGTCGACGACCTGCCCCGAGCTGCGGAGGTGATGGACGACGAGACGTTCCGCCGGGTGCGGCACATCGTCACCGAGAACCAGCGGGTGCTCGACACCGTCCGCACGCTGCGCACGTCGGGCCCCGCGGCGATCGGGCCGCTGCTCGACGCCTCGCACGTCTCGATGCGCGACGACTTCGAGATCTCCGTGCCCGAGCTCGACCTGGCCGTGTCGACGGCCCAGGCCACGGGGGCGGTCGGCGCCCGGATGACGGGCGGCGGCTTCGGCGGCTCGGCGATCGCCCTCGTGCCGACCGAAGCGCGTGACGCCGTGGCCTCTGCCGTGGCAGCCGCCTTCGCCGACGCCGGCTACGCGGCGCCGACGATCTTCGCCGTGCACGCCGCCGACGGGGCTCGCCGCCTGGACTGACGGGGCTCGCCCCCTCTCCCGACGGGGCGCGCCGCGCCGCCGGCCGCGCCGCGCCGCCTGGCGGGTCGCGCCGGCGTGCGGGTCGCGCCGACGTGCGGACGCTCGCTCGACCGGGCGATGCATTCCATTTTCCCCTCCTCAACTACGAAGTTGAGGAGGGGAAAACGCGAGGCAACGAGAAGAGGGCCGAGCTCCTGAGGCGGCGACAGGCGACGCGCCGGGCACGCTACGCCGCGCACACCGCACGCCAAGCGCCGAGCCGGCCCACATCCGCCAGGCGTCAGCGACGCTCGGCGGCCTCGACCACGTTCTTCAGCAGCATCGCCCGAGTCATCGGGCCCACGCCGCCGGGCACGGGCGAGAGGTAGCCGGCCACCGACGCCGCGGCAGGGTCGACGTCGCCGCGCAGCCGAGCCTTGCCCGTCTCGGGATCGATGACGCGCGTGATGCCGACGTCGATCACCGCAGCGCCGGGCTTCAGCCAGTCGGCCTTCACGAGCCCCGCGACGCCGGCCGCTGCCACGACGATGTCGGCACGGCGCACCTCGGCCGCGACGTCGGCCGTGCGCGAGTGGGTGAGCGTGGCCGTCGCCTCGAGGCGGGTGAGCAGGAGCCCGAGAGGCCGCCCGACCGTCAAGCCCTGGCCGATGATCGTGACGTGCTGCCCCGCGATGGGGATGTCGTACTCCTGCAGCATCTCGACGATGCCGCGCGGCGTGCACGAAAGCGGAGTGTCGATCGTGCCCTGCCCGCCCGGCACGGCGAGCACGAGCTCGCCGAGGTTGAGCGGGTGGAGACCGTCTGCGTCTTTGTGCGGGTCCATCAGCTCGAGCATCGCCGTGGGGTCGATGCCCTCCGGCAGGGGCAGCTGGATGATGAAGGCGGTGACGAGCGGGTTCTGGTTCATGAACCGGATCGCGTCGCGCACCTCCTGCTCGCTCGCCGACTCGGGCAGGTCGAGCCGGATCGACTCGATGCCGACCTCGGCGCAGTCCCGGTGCTTCCCCGCGATGTACGACAGCGACGCCGGGTTCGTCCCGACGAGGATCGTGCCGAGACCCGGGTGGATGCCGCGTTCTTTCAGCGTGGCGACGCGGGCGCGGAGGTCGTCCTTCACCTTGCCGGCGAGGGCGGTGCCGTCGACGCGCACGGCGACGTGCCCTTGCTCCTGCGCCTCGCTCGTCGTGTTCTCGAGAGCCATGCCGGCCGGCCTAGGCGTAGAGAGGGAACGCGTCGGTCAGCACCTTCACGCGAGCCGCAAGCGCCGCCAGGTCGGGGTTCGGCATCAGCGCGTTCGCGATGATGTCGGCGACCTCGGTGAACTCGGCGTCGCCGAAACCGCGGGTCGCGAGCGCCGGGGTGCCGATGCGGACGCCCGACGTGGTCATCGGCGGGCGGGGGTCCCACGGCACGGAGTTGCGGTTGACCGTGATGCCGACCTCGTGGAGGAGGTTCTCGGCCTGCTTGCCGTCGACCTCGCTCGCGCGGAGGTCGACGAGCACGAGGTGCACGTCGGTGCCGCCGGTGAGCACGTCGATTCCGGCCGCCTTCGCGTCGGGCTGCGTGAGCCGCGACGCGAGGATCGACGCGCCGCGGAGGGTGCGCTCCTGGCGGTCCTTGAACTCGGGCTGCGCGGCGAGGAGGAACGCGGTCGCCTTGGCGGCGATCACGTGCATGAGCGGGCCGCCCTGCTGGCCGGGGAAGACGGCCGAGTTGAGCTTCTTGAACAGCGACTCGTCGTTGGAGAGGATCACGCCCGAGCGAGGCCCGGCGAGCGTCTTGTGCACGGTCGACGAGACAACGTGGGCGTGCGGCAGGGGCGACGGGTGCAGGCCAGCGGCGACCAGACCGGCGAAGTGCGCCATGTCGACCCAGAGGTACGCGCCGACCTCGTCGGCGATCGCGCGGAAGGCGGCGAAGTCGAGCTGGCGGGGGTACGCCGACCAGCCGGCGATGATGACCTTGGGCTTGTGCTCGAGCGCCTGGGCGCGCACGGTCTCCATGTTGACGAGGTACGTCTCGGGGTCGACCTCGTAGGCCACGGCGTTGTAGAGCTTGCCCGAGAAGTTGAGCTTCATGCCGTGAGTGAGGTGGCCGCCGTGCGAGAGCTCGAGGCCGAGGATCGTGTCGCCGGGGGTGGCGAGCGCCGCCAGGACGGCGGCGTTGGCCTGCGCGCCCGAGTGCGGCTGGACGTTCGCGAACTCGGCGCCGAAGAGCTTCTTCGCGCGCTCGATGGCGAGGTTCTCCGCGATGTCGACGAACTCGCAGCCGCCGTAGTAGCGGCGGCCCGGGTAGCCCTCGGCGTACTTGTTGGTGAGCACGGAGCCCTGCGACTCGAGGACGGCGCGGGGAACGAAGTTCTCGCTGGCGATCATCTCGAGGTAGTCGCGCTGTCGGCCGAGCTCCTGCTCGAGGACGGCCGCGATCTCGGGGTCGACCTCGGCGAGCGGGGCGTTGAAGGTGGAGGGAAGGCGGTCGGTGGGCGTTGTCGTCATGACGGGGCTCCTCAAAGAATCACACGGACGCGGGGCAAGCCGATTCGAAGTCGACGGCAGCCCAGGCGTACGGCCACCAACCGTGTGAGTCGCTCCCCGGTGGTAGACCACCCGAACGCCAGTCGCGACGGGTCGAGCATAACAACCGGCCGTGCCGCCTCACAAGGAAACATGACACCCTAGAAGCGTGAGCCTGACTCTCGACGAGACCGACACGCGGCGGTTGGTCGCACCCGACGTGCCGTGGGTCACCCTGGTCTGGGACGACCCCGTGAACCTCATGTCGTACGTCTCGTACGTCTTCCGCACCTACTTCGGTTTCGAGGCTCAGGAGGCCGAGCGGCTCATGCTCCAGGTGCACACGAAAGGCAAGGCGGTCGTCGCGACGGGCGCCCGCGAGCGCATGGAGATGCACGTCGAGGCCCTGCACGGCTACGGGCTCTGGGCGACCGTGACGAGGGCCGACGAGTGATGCCGTTCCAGCGCAAGCGCGACGGGATCCACCTCGCGCTGGCCGACCACGAGCGGGCGCTCGTGGGCGACCTGACGAGGCAGTTGGTGGAGCTTCTCGACGAGGGAGATTCGCAGGATCCTGCGCTCGCCCGGTTGATCCCCGACGGCTACTCGGGCGACGACGACGAGATGCGGTCCGCCGCCGCCGAGTTCCGCCGCCTGACGGCCGACGACCTCACCGCCGCGAAGGCCCGGAACGCCGAGCGGGTGATCGAGACCCTTGTGCAGGATCGGCGACAGCCCCTCGGGCTCGAGTCCGAGCAGGCCTGGCTCCGCACCCTCACCGACCTCCGCCTCACCCTCGCGTCGCGTCTCGGCGTGACGGCCGACGGCTACGAGGCACAGACCGGCGATCCGCAGACGCTGCTCATGCGCGACATCTACGAGTGGCTCGGCTACGTGCAGGAGTCGCTCGTGCGAGCGCTCGACCGGTAGCGTCGCGCTACCGCGCCGGCAGATGCCGCCGACGGTGCCGCTGCACCAGGACGCGGTCGGACACGAGCGTCGCGACCAGCATCACCGCCGCGATCGACGCGTCGACGACCGGCAGCGCGCCGAGCCCGACCCCGCTCAGGACGATGCCGCCGACGAGCGCGCCCGCACCGATACCGGCGTTGAACGACGCCGTGTAGAACGAGCTCGCCAGGTCGCGGATGCGCGCAGGAGCCCGCTCGAGCAGCCGGATCTGCAGCAGCGGCGGCAGCACGCCGAAGGTGATGCCGAGGATCA is from Frondihabitans australicus and encodes:
- a CDS encoding alpha/beta hydrolase, with protein sequence MTLEQRQDLDAELRAFTLGGDTMTDRREAFASFMEQCVVPGDVVSSDTTLGGRPALRVEPVGGATRPGVILYFHGGAWIVGSPQTALGLTGQLVSRTGMEAVSVDYRLAPEHPFPAGIDDGVAAYRELLQQGVDPSRIVVAGDSAGGGLSITTLLAARREGLPMPGAVVTFSAGLDATRTGRSMDTKDGVDPIFSRASFAATTPLYLDGADPAQELLSPATLASLEGFPPLLLQVGTNEVLLDDTVRLAQRAIDASVDVVLDVTADVPHVFQMFAGRLDEADAALARAAAFVAERVPA
- a CDS encoding MarR family winged helix-turn-helix transcriptional regulator, translated to MATKWEDPSAARAFFDDLLIAEIRLYNALEARLREGEAASVAQLGFLRYVRDHEGARVADIAAWLALGVGATSKGVDRLEKLGWLERRPNPEDRRSSLLALTDEGAAALARAEPVADEALAGLLRPVDDEADLGAAADALTALRVSLEARGLGLPTG
- a CDS encoding aldose 1-epimerase family protein, yielding MTDTAPTGEQYHLTLDAAGTTVTAIVTEVAGGLRALEVGGVAIAETFAEHETPPSACGITLVPWPNRVDGGTWTLDGQTQQLDITEVAKGNASHGLLRYTPYRPVSVEPHAVTQSASVFPQHGWPFRLDTTVRHELVADGLVVTHTITNRGPGRAPFAVGSHPFFRVGDHDPATLTVTLDAATRFETNVRSIPVGTSPVAGTPFDLSGSPVLGDLDIDACYRDIATDDQGRRHTRLTAPDGSSTTMWQDANFPYVQVFTPRNFPRDGVKGLAFAAEPMTAPANALASGEGLRWLDEGETWSGTWGVTYAGPTA
- a CDS encoding DeoR/GlpR family DNA-binding transcription regulator, translating into MESTPSGLDARRRRDRILAIVETHGFARTADLARQLGTSEVTVRSDFAALEADGRLTRVHGGALPSTGAPVERPFEEVQATGAEAKRAIGVRAASLVRSGQCVVLDVGTTTTRIAEALLERTDLTDVTVVTNGLTIALALERAVPRFTVIVTGGTLRPLQHSLVNPLAQSVFETVTADLAFLGCTGVDASHGVTNVNLPETDLKRVMVRVARRSYVVADGSKIGTAHLGVIGPLASFDGLITAGADASSIDELRAAGLAVIEADTPDEKEPT
- the galT gene encoding galactose-1-phosphate uridylyltransferase, whose amino-acid sequence is MPIAIRPTVLADGRELIYFDDADTALSPERKPDTRPLEARPETATMRQDVLTGEWVSIAAARQNRAQLPPAEFDPLAPQSPTNPSEIPDVYDVAVFENRSPSFGPLLAPAAPDAPHDLDDLAQLGLNRTRTSVGRCEVVCFSPETNGSLSQLPESRMRTVVEAWSQRTAALSELPGVQEVFPFENRGEAIGVTLHHPHGQIYAYPYVTPRTTSLLRSIDQYGPTLFADVLEHERTGPRVVLASESFTAFVPFAARWPVEIHLLPHRQVPDFAALTDDERDELAGVYRRLLRGVDALYDDPTPYIAAWHQAPVNVGRDTVRLNLQITSPRRAATKLKYLAGSEAAMGAWIGDLVPEQSAAAIREAVERA
- the galK gene encoding galactokinase; translation: MSTSTSSSAGSRSFADVFDTDVVGRWAAPGRVNLIGEHTDYNDGFVFPMAIDRATTITVGRRGDRLLRVASTFEEGVHEASLDDLDPGEMDGWSAYVFGIAWALGRRLPSVEGLDDATASLDAAFGLDIFVESTVPVGAGLSSSAAIECAVAVCLADLWQLDVTRPFLASVGQLAENDAVGAPTGIMDQSASLLGRADAAVFLDCRSLDAEVIDLGFDAASLELLVIDTHVAHAHATGGYKARRASCEKGAALMGVPALRDVSVDDLPRAAEVMDDETFRRVRHIVTENQRVLDTVRTLRTSGPAAIGPLLDASHVSMRDDFEISVPELDLAVSTAQATGAVGARMTGGGFGGSAIALVPTEARDAVASAVAAAFADAGYAAPTIFAVHAADGARRLD
- a CDS encoding bifunctional methylenetetrahydrofolate dehydrogenase/methenyltetrahydrofolate cyclohydrolase, which gives rise to MALENTTSEAQEQGHVAVRVDGTALAGKVKDDLRARVATLKERGIHPGLGTILVGTNPASLSYIAGKHRDCAEVGIESIRLDLPESASEQEVRDAIRFMNQNPLVTAFIIQLPLPEGIDPTAMLELMDPHKDADGLHPLNLGELVLAVPGGQGTIDTPLSCTPRGIVEMLQEYDIPIAGQHVTIIGQGLTVGRPLGLLLTRLEATATLTHSRTADVAAEVRRADIVVAAAGVAGLVKADWLKPGAAVIDVGITRVIDPETGKARLRGDVDPAAASVAGYLSPVPGGVGPMTRAMLLKNVVEAAERR
- the glyA gene encoding serine hydroxymethyltransferase; translated protein: MTTTPTDRLPSTFNAPLAEVDPEIAAVLEQELGRQRDYLEMIASENFVPRAVLESQGSVLTNKYAEGYPGRRYYGGCEFVDIAENLAIERAKKLFGAEFANVQPHSGAQANAAVLAALATPGDTILGLELSHGGHLTHGMKLNFSGKLYNAVAYEVDPETYLVNMETVRAQALEHKPKVIIAGWSAYPRQLDFAAFRAIADEVGAYLWVDMAHFAGLVAAGLHPSPLPHAHVVSSTVHKTLAGPRSGVILSNDESLFKKLNSAVFPGQQGGPLMHVIAAKATAFLLAAQPEFKDRQERTLRGASILASRLTQPDAKAAGIDVLTGGTDVHLVLVDLRASEVDGKQAENLLHEVGITVNRNSVPWDPRPPMTTSGVRIGTPALATRGFGDAEFTEVADIIANALMPNPDLAALAARVKVLTDAFPLYA
- the clpS gene encoding ATP-dependent Clp protease adapter ClpS produces the protein MSLTLDETDTRRLVAPDVPWVTLVWDDPVNLMSYVSYVFRTYFGFEAQEAERLMLQVHTKGKAVVATGARERMEMHVEALHGYGLWATVTRADE
- a CDS encoding DUF2017 family protein, whose translation is MPFQRKRDGIHLALADHERALVGDLTRQLVELLDEGDSQDPALARLIPDGYSGDDDEMRSAAAEFRRLTADDLTAAKARNAERVIETLVQDRRQPLGLESEQAWLRTLTDLRLTLASRLGVTADGYEAQTGDPQTLLMRDIYEWLGYVQESLVRALDR